Part of the Methanobrevibacter sp. genome, ATTGCTCCATAATATTATTAGTGTATTTATTATAGTACTTCTCTAAAAGTTTTTACCATTTAATTTTTGTATTTTGGGATTACTTTTCAGATGCTCTCTTTGGTTTTGTTTATATAGGTTATTTTAATTAAATAATATACATGTATTTTTTTTAGTGAAAAATATTAGTTTCTAAAAAAAATTGAGTTTTTAAAAAAATAATGAAGGAGTTATTTTTTTTATGGTTAATGTTGTTAATAAAGGTTTAAAAGTGGAACTTCTTCCGGATAAAAACATGACACAGGTATTGAATCAAAATATTGGTAATGCTCGTTTTATTTGGAATAATATGCTTTCCAGATACAATTATTTGTATAATTTGTTTTCATTTCATGGCTGTCCTTTAAATCCTAACATTAAAAATTTAAATGCTATTTTAAAGATGTTAAAACAGGAAAATAGTTTTTTACGTGAAGGAGAGTCCACCAGTCAGCAGC contains:
- a CDS encoding helix-turn-helix domain-containing protein, whose amino-acid sequence is MVNVVNKGLKVELLPDKNMTQVLNQNIGNARFIWNNMLSRYNYLYNLFSFHGCPLNPNIKNLNAILKMLKQENSFLREGESTSQQ